From Desulfovibrio intestinalis, one genomic window encodes:
- the tpiA gene encoding triose-phosphate isomerase, which produces MHKIIAANWKMYKDRTEAATTAGEIAAALPDVLPKERQVVIFPPVTSIECVAQAFRGHKSLAVGAQNFYPAPEGAFTGEVSVGMLRDVGAEWVLAGHSERRHIFGETDEMVARKAIFSLSHGLKTMLCIGETLDEREQGNLYAVLERQLTAFFAARPEGMTGDALVGRLAIAYEPVWAIGTGKVAGPGEVREAHGVTKALLEKFIGKTGKKLPVLYGGSVKPDNAGALIALDNVDGLLVGGASLEAQSFLQIIGA; this is translated from the coding sequence ATGCATAAAATTATCGCCGCCAACTGGAAAATGTACAAGGATCGAACTGAAGCCGCCACTACTGCAGGTGAGATTGCTGCGGCTTTGCCTGACGTTCTGCCCAAAGAACGCCAGGTCGTAATCTTTCCGCCTGTCACTTCCATTGAATGTGTTGCTCAGGCTTTTCGTGGGCACAAATCACTGGCCGTGGGTGCGCAAAATTTCTATCCCGCGCCTGAAGGCGCATTTACGGGTGAAGTTTCTGTTGGCATGTTGCGTGATGTTGGTGCTGAATGGGTGCTTGCTGGACATTCCGAACGCAGGCATATCTTTGGCGAAACAGATGAAATGGTTGCCCGCAAGGCCATATTCTCACTTAGCCACGGCCTGAAAACCATGCTGTGCATTGGTGAAACTCTTGATGAGCGTGAGCAGGGAAACCTCTATGCTGTTCTTGAACGGCAGCTGACAGCTTTTTTTGCGGCCAGGCCAGAAGGAATGACTGGCGACGCCCTGGTAGGGCGCTTGGCCATTGCCTATGAGCCCGTATGGGCTATTGGCACGGGCAAGGTTGCGGGCCCAGGTGAAGTGCGTGAAGCGCATGGCGTTACCAAGGCACTGCTTGAAAAATTTATTGGCAAAACTGGCAAGAAATTGCCTGTTCTGTATGGCGGCAGCGTCAAGCCAGACAACGCCGGAGCTCTTATTGCCCTTGACAACGTGGACGGTCTTTTGGTAGGAGGAGCCTCTTTAGAGGCGCAAAGCTTCCTACAAATTATCGGGGCCTGA
- the secG gene encoding preprotein translocase subunit SecG, whose amino-acid sequence MQTLILTLHIIVCVLLIILVLLQSGKEGMGVIFGGGNTSVFGSGGAGGILAKLTTLMAVIFVITSLSYTYVTSSRPSSESTILNVKIEEPAAPRTTSVPPVTPAAPAETQGAPTSTVPAGQ is encoded by the coding sequence GTGCAGACTCTCATTCTTACACTGCATATCATTGTATGCGTGTTACTCATTATCCTTGTACTTTTGCAATCTGGCAAGGAAGGCATGGGTGTCATATTTGGCGGAGGCAACACTTCTGTTTTCGGCAGCGGTGGTGCTGGCGGCATTCTTGCCAAGCTTACCACGCTCATGGCGGTGATCTTTGTTATCACCTCGTTGAGCTACACCTATGTTACCAGTTCGCGCCCCAGCAGCGAGTCCACCATTCTTAATGTAAAAATTGAAGAGCCTGCTGCGCCCAGAACCACTTCGGTTCCCCCTGTTACTCCTGCAGCACCTGCTGAAACACAGGGCGCTCCGACCAGTACGGTGCCTGCGGGGCAATAG
- a CDS encoding Smr/MutS family protein, with amino-acid sequence MQAVGGVIPLQGRGRDVVPVPEASTPPPNGQISLQDFMEGKLEFALSFTEEYIEGHVVGLDQMTINKLRAGSFSPEAHLDLHGLNAVQAFEALRGFLRGSWYKGLRTILVVPGRGRNSPDGVGILREKLQSWLTQDPFKRVVLAFCTAQPHDGGAGSVYVLLRKYKKKGHIYWERTPADSDLY; translated from the coding sequence ATGCAAGCCGTGGGAGGAGTCATCCCCCTTCAAGGGCGTGGCCGTGATGTGGTTCCTGTTCCAGAAGCGAGCACGCCTCCGCCCAACGGGCAGATCAGCCTTCAGGACTTTATGGAAGGCAAACTGGAGTTTGCCCTGTCCTTTACTGAAGAATATATTGAAGGACATGTTGTTGGTCTGGACCAGATGACCATAAACAAGCTACGCGCAGGTTCTTTCAGCCCCGAAGCGCATTTGGATTTGCACGGGTTAAATGCCGTGCAGGCATTTGAAGCCTTACGCGGATTTCTTCGTGGCAGCTGGTACAAAGGATTACGCACAATACTGGTAGTGCCCGGCCGAGGGCGCAACTCACCTGATGGGGTGGGCATTTTGCGGGAAAAATTGCAAAGCTGGCTAACTCAGGATCCCTTTAAGAGGGTGGTGCTTGCCTTTTGTACAGCACAGCCGCACGACGGCGGAGCGGGAAGTGTTTATGTTCTCTTGCGTAAATACAAGAAAAAAGGACATATTTATTGGGAGCGCACGCCCGCAGATTCCGATCTTTATTAG
- a CDS encoding DnaJ family domain-containing protein — MAEANPWSVIQFIAERRIEEAQAQGIFDNLPGRGRPLQLEDMSHVPEDLRMAYKILSNAGCLPPELAERKELNRLVDLLDSCKDEQERVQQMQKLRFMVVRAKMRYQRHLQLEQDDPYYDRLLDKLSATVNEKTGSA, encoded by the coding sequence GTGGCTGAAGCTAATCCCTGGTCTGTCATTCAGTTCATTGCAGAAAGGCGCATTGAAGAAGCTCAGGCGCAAGGCATTTTTGATAACCTGCCAGGGCGTGGTCGCCCCTTGCAGTTAGAGGATATGAGTCATGTGCCCGAAGATTTGCGCATGGCTTACAAAATTCTAAGCAATGCTGGATGCCTGCCGCCTGAATTGGCTGAGCGCAAAGAATTGAATCGCCTTGTGGATCTGCTGGACTCCTGCAAGGATGAACAGGAACGCGTACAGCAAATGCAAAAGCTGCGCTTTATGGTAGTTCGCGCCAAAATGCGTTATCAGCGTCATTTGCAGCTTGAACAGGATGATCCTTATTACGATAGATTGCTGGACAAACTGTCTGCTACCGTCAATGAAAAAACAGGGTCCGCATGA